The Agromyces mariniharenae sequence ACCTCACCGAGTACTACGACCAGCTCGGCGGCGACGACCTGCTCCCCGGCTTCGTCGAGGCCGGTTCGTACGACGGCAAGTTCTACGCAGCCCCGCTCTACTCCGGCGCCCGCCTCGTGTTCTACAAGAAGGATGCGCTCGCCGCGTCGGGCCTCGCGGTGCCGACGACGCTCGACGAGTACATCGCGAACGGCGAGAAGCTCGCGGCCGACAACCCCGGCAAGTCGGGGATCTGGTGGCCCGGCCAGGACTGGTACAACGCCCTGCCCTACATCTGGGAGAACGGCGGCGAGGTCGCGGTTCCCGACGGTGAGGAGTGGGACGCGCAGCTCAGCTCCGACGAGTCGATCGCCGGTCTCGAGCAGGTGCAGCAGGTCATGACGAACGCCTCGCGCGCTCCGAAGGACGGCAACGAGACGAGCCCCGAGGTCGGCTTCTGCGACGGCACCACGCTGCAGCTGTCGGCTCCGAGCTGGGTCAAGTGGTCCATCCTCGCCCCGGCCGACGCCGAGGCGCCCGGCTGCCCCGACCAGGAGGCCAACCTCGGCGTCTACGCCCTCCCGGGCATGGACGGAGGCGCGGCGCAGGTCTTCGCCGGCGGCTCGAACATCGGCGTGTCGGCGAAGTCGGCGCACCCCGAGCTCGCGGTGAAGGCGCTCGAGATCATCCTCTCGGACGAGTTCCAGACGATCTACGGCGAGAACGGCCTCGTGCCGGCCAAGCTCTCGCTCGCCGACACCCTCGGCACCGACGAGGTCGCCCAGGCGATCGCGGCGGCCGCGGGCAACGCGAAGCTCACTCCGGCCTCGCCGAAGTGGGCCGACGTCGAGGCCGCGGGCATCCTGCAGGACCTCTTCGTCAACATCGCGCAGGGCGGTGACGTGAAGGCGCTCGCCGAGCAGGCCGACACGGACATCGAAGCCATCCTCAACGGCTAGTCGGACCCGTCCGGCTCGCGCGCGGTGCGGCGGCGACCCCCCTTCCCGCCGCCGCACCGCACCCCACCCCCGGACGACGCCGACCACACACGGCGCGTCCGGACCGGGGGCGGGCCCCACCGCCCGCCCCCACCCCTCGACTCCCAGGAGCACCACCATGACCACGGTCGACCGCGGACTCGACCCCGCACCGAGCGCCTTCGAGGGCGAGCGCCTCCTGGCGCCGAACCCGAAGCCCGCCGGCCCGCGCCGCCGCCGCCGCGGCGGACTCGCCCCCTACGCGCTGCTCGGCCCGGCGATCGTCATCCTGGCGCTCATCACGGGCTGGCCGCTCATTCAGCTCGTCGTCACCTCGTTCCAGCAGTTCGGCCGCGCCCAGGTCTTCGGCGCCCCGCCCGAGTGGGTCTGGTTCGAGAACTACGCGAACGTCCTGACCGACCCCGTGTTCTACCAGGTGCTCGCGCGCACGCTGGTCTTCTCGGCCGCCTGCGTGATCGTCACGATGCTCGTCGGCACGCTCGTCGCCCTCATGATGATGCGGTTGCCGAAGCCGTTCCGCATCCTCCTCTCCGTGGGCATGCTCCTCGCCTGGGCGATGCCGGCCCTCACCGCCACGGTCGTGTGGGGCTGGATGTTCGACACGGCCTACGGCGTCGTCAACTACGTGCTCGTGAACTGGTTCGGCCAGGAGCAGTACTTCCAGCACTCCTGGCTCATCGACCCGCTGAGCTTCTTCCTCGTCGCGGGCATCATCATCGTGTGGGGCGCGGTGCCGTTCGTGGCCTTCACGCTCTACGCGGGCCTCACCCAGGTGCCCGACGAAGTGCTCGAGGCGGCCCAGCTCGACGGCGCCGGCGGCGTCAAGCGGTTCCGGCTCATCATCTTCCCGTACCTCAAGCCGATCTTCCTGATCGTGACGATCCTGCAGGTCATCTGGGACCTGCGCGTCTTCACGCAGATCTTCGCGCTGCAGGACATCGGCGGCATCCGGGCACTGACCAACACGCTGGGCGTGTACATCTACCAGATCTCGATCGCGGGCGGCGAGTTCGGCCAGGGCGGTGCGATCGCGGTCATCACGGCGATCCTGCTCATGTCCATCTCGATCTACTACATCCGCCAGGTCACCAAGGAGGAGGAGCTGTGAGCGCCACCGTCGCCCCCGGCCAGCAGGTCGGCGGACTCATCGCCGAGACCGGGTCGTCGCGCAGCGTGCGCCGCACCGGCGGCGGGCGCCGTCGGATGACCACGTGGGTCCTCAGCGCCGTCTCGGTCGTGCTCTTCGTGATCTTCGTGTTCCCCGTCTACTGGATGGTGAACACGTCGTTCCAGCCGAACAACCAGATCCGCGGCTCCGAGATCCACTTCTGGCCCGACAACTTCACGCTGCGCAACTACGAGACGGTGCTGTTCGATCCGGGTCGCACGCCGTTCCTGCCGGCGGCCGCGAACTCGCTCGTGGTCACGATCCTCACCGTGATCGTCGCCCTGGTCTTCGCGTTCCTCGCATCGATCGCGGTCACCCGCTTCCGCTTCAAGACCCGCCGCCTGTTCATCGTCACGATCCTGGTCGTGCAGATGATCCCCGGCGAGGCGATGATCGTCTCGGTCTTCCGGGTCATCGACGGCTGGCACCTGCTCAACACGATCATCGGCCTCACGCTCGTGTACATCGCGACGGTGCTGCCGTTCACGATCTGGACCCTGCGCGGGTTCGTGAACGGCGTCCCGGTCGAGCTCGAGGAGGCCGCGATGATCGACGGATGCTCCAGGGCGGGCGCCTTCTGGCGGGTCACGTTCCCCCTGCTCGCGCCGGGCCTCATCGCCACGGGCGTCTTCGGGTTCATCCAGGCGTGGAACGAGTTCATCATGGCGCTCGTGCTCAACGCCCGGCCCGAGATGATGACGCTGCCGGTGTGGCTGCGCACCTACCTCGTGGCGAACGGCACGACGAACTGGGCCGCGATCATGGCGGGCTCGACCCTCATGGCGATCCCGGTCATCGTGTTCTTCCTCCTCGTCCAGGGCCGCATGACGAGCGGACTCGTGAGCGGGGCCGTCAAGGGATGACCGGGCAGCACCCCACCGGCGCGGGCGACGACCTGCGCCGGGACATCCTCACGACCCTGCTCCCGGGCTTCCCCGGCGTGGCGGCGCCCGAATGGCTGCTGCGACGGCTGCGCGACGGGCTCGGCGGCGTGTGCCTGTTCGGGCAGAACCTCGCGTCGGCCGAGCAGCTGCTCGCACTGAACACCGCCCTGCGGGGGGCGAACCCGCTCGCGGTCGTCGCCATCGACGAGGAGGGCGGGGACGTCACGCGCCTGTTCTACGACCGCGGCGCGCCCTACCCGGGCAACGCGCTGCTGGGTCGGATCGACGACGTCGACCTCACCGAGCGGGTCGCCCGCACGGTCGGCGAGGCGCTCGCCGCCCTCGGCTGCACGGTCACGTTCGCGCCCGACGTCGACGTGAACTCGAACCCCGACAACCCGGTGATCGGCGTGCGCAGCTTCGGCGCCGACCCGTCGCTCGCGGCGCGGCACGCGGCCGCCTGGGTACGCGGCGTCCAGTCGACGGGCGTGGCCGCGAGCGCGAAGCACTTCCCCGGCCACGGCGACACCGCGACCGACTCGCACCTCGCGCTGCCGGTGGTCGACGTCGCGCTCGAGACGCTCCGCGAGCGCGAGCTCGTGCCGTTCCGTGCGGCGATCGCCGCCGGAGCCCGCACCATCATGACCTCGCACATCCTCCTGCCCCGCCTCGACGCGGAGCAGCCCGCGACCCTCTCCCCGCACATCGTGCAACGCCTGCTCCGCGGGGAGCTGGGGTTCGAGGGCGTCATCGTCACCGACGCCCTCGACATGCACGGGGCGAGCGGCGTGCACGGCATCCCCGAAGCCGCCGTGCTCGCCCTCGCCGCCGGCTGCGACCTGCTCTGCATCGGCAGCGACAACACCGACCAGCAGCTCGACGAGATCGTGGCGGCCGTCGAGGCCGCCGTCGCTGCGGGCCGACTCCCCGCGGAACGCATCCGCGAGGCCGCAACGCGCGTGCGCGGGCTCGGCGCGTCGGCGCCGGCGCTGCCCGCGTCGGTCGCGTCCGCATCGCTCGAGCCGGTGCACGACGCGAGCGAGCTCGCCCGCATCGCCGCCGCGTTCGACGTGACGGATGCCGCGCGCGAGCGGCTCGCGGCATCCGACCTCCTCGGCACCGTGGTGCGCGTCGACACCGTCGCGAACATCGCGATCGGCGTCGCGCCGTGGGGCCCCTTCGCGGTCGACGCCGCGGCGCGGGGGGAGCGGTGGCCGGATGCCGCGGGCGTCGTCGCCGTCTCGGCGGACGCCCCCCTCCGGGATCCAGCGTCGCTGCCCGGACCCGTGCTCCTCGTGGGCAAGGACCTGCACCGGCATCCGTTCGCCGCCGAGGCGATCGCCGCGCTGCGGGCCGCGCGCGACGACGTCGTCACCGTCGACATGGGGTGGCCGTCCGAGGATCGCGCGTATGCCGACATCGCGACCTTCGGCGCCTCCCGCCTCGTGGGCGAGGCGCTCATCGCGCTGCTCGACTCGACGCTCGCCATGCCGGCGACGCCGCCAGCCGCTCCCGCGCGCACTCCGGTCGCGCTGGACGCGACATGAGGCTCGGCATCGACATCGGCGGCACGAAGACCGCCGCGGTCGCGATCGGCGCCGATGGCGAGCTGAGCGACCAGGTGCGCATGCCCACCGGGTTCGGCGCCGACGAGGTGGTCGCCACGGCGCTGCGCACCGTCGAGCGCATGACGCAGCTCGCGGGCGTCGCGGCGGGGGCGTTCACGTCGATCGGCATCGGCATCCCCGGCGCGGTCGACAGCACGACGGGTCGCGTCGCGCACGCCGTGAACCTCGGCCTCGAGGGCCTCGACCTCGGCCCCCGCCTCGCCGACCGGCTCGGCGTCGAGGTGCGCGTCGAGAACGACGTGAAGGCGGCGGCGCTCGGCGCCCACCACCTGCTCGGCATCGCCGACGGCCTGCGCACGCACTCGATGGCGTACCTCAACCTCGGCACGGGGCTCGCGGCGGGCATCGTGCTCGACGGCCGGCTCCTCCGCGGCGGGCACGGCGTCGCCGGCGAGATCGGCCACATCCCGGTCGACCCGGCCGGCGAGGTGTGCGGATGCGGCCAGCGCGGATGCCTCGAGACCCTCGCCTCGGGCTGGGCGATCGCGCGCGCCTGGCCGTCGGCCGACCGTCACCCGGCCCGCGCGCTGTTCGACGCGGCCGCGGCCGGCGATCAGGCCGCGGTCGACGTGCGCGAGCGCTTCCTCACGGGCGTCGCTGCCGCCGTGCGACTACTCGTGCTCACGACCGACGTCGACGACGTGGTGATCGGCGGCGGGCTCGCCGCCCTCGGCGACGACCTCCTCGGTGGGACGCACCGTATCCTGAACGGGTGGGCCGATTCGTCGGCCTTCCTCGCATCGCTCGACCTCGCCGCTCGCGTGCAGGTCATCCCACCAGGATTCCCGGCGGCCGCCGTTGGTGCCGCCCTCGTAGGAGGACACCGATGGCCGAAGTCGTGATCGTCGCCGATGAGGACGCCGCCGGCGCCCTCGTGGCCGACGCGATCGTCTCCCTCATCCGCCAGAAGCCCGACGCCGTGCTCGGGCTCGCGACGGGCTCGACGCCGCTCGCCAGCTACCGGGCGCTCGCCGACCGCATCGCCGAGGAGCGCATCGACGTGCGCGGCGTGCGCGGCTTCGCCCTCGACGAGTACGTCGGCCTGCCCGCCGGGCACCCCGAGAGCTACCGCTCGGTCATCTCGCGCGAGGTCGTGGAGCCGCTCGGCCTCACGCCCGAGCTCGTGCGCGTGCCGAACGGCGACCCCGCGACGATCCGCACCGCGGGGTCCGACTACGAGGCCGCGATCGACGCGGCCGGCGGGGTCGACCTGCAGATCCTCGGCATCGGCCGCACCGGCCACATCGGCTTCAACGAGCCCGGATCCTCGCTCGCATCGCTCACGCGCGTGAAGACCCTCACCGAGCCGACCCGCGTCGACAACGCGCGGTTCTTCGACTCGCCCGACGACGTGCCGATGCACTGCATCACGCAGGGCATCGGCACGATCCTGCGCGCCCGGCACCTCGTGCTGCTCGCGTTCGGCGAGGCGAAGGCGCACGCGGTCGCCGCGGCGGTCGAGGGCCCGGTCACGGCGAGCCAGCCCGGCTCGGCGATCCAGCTGCATCCGCACACGACCGTGATCGTCGACGAGGCGGCCGCGGCCGAGCTCGAGAACCTCGACTACTACCGGCATGCGTGGGCGAACAAGCCCGCCTGGCAGGGCATCTGATCCGAGCCGACGTCGCGGCATCCGCGTGCCCGGCTCTGATCGAGCGGATGCCGCTCGCCGCCGTCAGTGCGGGAGCAGCTCGGGCAGCGCCCTGAGGTAGGCATCCTCGTCGAACCCGTCGACGAGGGCGCGCTGCACGATGAAGCCCGGACCGAGCCCGATGACGACCGGGACCGCGCGCGCCGCCCACGCCTCGGGGTCGCCCTCGACGTGCCCCGGCACCGCAGCCCATTCGGCCAGCCGCGCGTGCAGCGTCGCCTTCAGCCGACCGAGCACCTGCTGCACCTGTTCGCGGATCGCGGGATCGATCACGGCCTCCGCCCAGAGCTGCAGGAGCACGCCGCTGAACGGCTCGCGCCGCATGCCGTCGAGGAGGGTCGCGATGATCCGGCCGGGGGACGGCGGATCGCCCGAGCCGCGCATCGCCTCGAGCTCGCCGGCCCGCGCGTCGAGCACGCGGCCGGCGACGGCCGCGAAGAGCTCCTGCTTGCCCGCGAAGTGCCCGTAGATCGCGCCGGCCGAGAGCCCGGACTCCTCGATGATGTCGGCCATCGACGTGCGCTGGTAGCCCTTCTCGGCGAAGCAGCGCAGGGCGGCGGCGATGATCTCGTCGCGTCGCGCGGTGCGGTAGGCCTCGGTCACTCGCGGCATCCGTGCGCCCCTTCCAGCCAAACCGAATGAACGTTCTTGACAAGCATAGGCGGCGGTCGCACACTAATAAAGAACGAACATTCGCTTTTTTTGGAGGAATCATGGCACACGCGGATGCCACGACCGAACGCACCCCGATCGGTCGCGTGCTCGGACTCGCGCTGGCCCTCGCGGCGGTCCTCGCCGTGATCGTGCTCGCCTTCTCGTGGCCGTCGGTGACGGCCGAGCCCAAGGACCTGCCCATCGCCATCACAGGCCCGGCCCAGGCGGTCTCCGCCGCCGAGGACGCGGTCGACCAGCAGTCGCCCGGCGCCATCGCGTTCAAGGAGGTCGACGACCGGGCCGCCGCCGTCGACGCCATCGAGACGCGCGAGGCCTACGGCGCGATCGTGCTCGGCCAGGAGCCAGAGGTGCTCACCTCGTCGGCCTCGAGCCTCGCCGTCGCGCAGCTGCTGGGCAACGTCGCCGGCCAGCTCGAGGAGGGCGTGAACGCGCAGGCGGCCGCAGCCGCCGCCGCGGCGGGGGCGCCGTCCGCGCCGCCGCACATCGAGGTCCCGGTCACCGACGTGGTGCCGCTCGCCGAGAGCGACCCGCGCGGCACGGGCCTCACCGCGGCGCTCTTCCCGCTCGTGCTCGGCGGCATGATCGGCGGCATCGCCATCTCGCTCGTCGTCATCGGCGCGATGCGGCGCGTCACCGCCGTCCTGGTGTACTCGGCCGTCGGCGGGCTCGCGCTCGCGGCGATCCTGCAGGGCTGGTTCGGCGCGCTGCAGGGCGACTACTGGCTGAACTCCGCGGGCATCGCCCTCGCGCTCACCGCGATCGCCGCGCCGATCACCGGGTTCGTCGCCCTCATCGGACGCGCGGGCATCGCCGTCGGACCGATCGTGATGCTGCTGTTCGCCAACCCGATCTCCGCGGCGGCGATCCCGAAGGAGTTCCTGCCCGTGCCGTGGGGCGAGGTGGGGCAGTGGTTCCCGCCGGGCGCCGCGGCCACGCTCATGCGCGAGCTGTCGTACTTCCCCGCGGCCGACACCACGTTCCCGTGGCTCGTGCTCACGGCGTGGGCGGTCGGCGGCATCCTGCTCTCGGTGCTCGGGCACTTCCGCACGGCGGGCGGCGCGGAGCCCGACGCGGAGGCGGCGCACGCCGACGAGTCAGGCGATGGGGCCGAGCTCAGGCAGGATCCGCGCGTGCCGGCCTGAGCCGAGGACGATCGCCTGAATCGGGATGGGCGTCGGCGCGAGCCGACGCCCATCGGCGTGCCGGGTTCAGCGGGGTGCCTTCGCGCGTTCGCCGGGCCCGGCGGCTGCCTCCGCGCGTGCGGCGGGCTCTGCGGCTGTTGTCGCGTGCGGGGGGCTCGGCGGCTCAGTCGGCGAGCTGCTTGCGCCCGTGCAGGATGCCGCTGACGGCCGCCACGACCGCGAACACCACCGCGACGACGGGCTGGCCCATCAGCCACCACGCGATGGCCGCGGACGAGAACACCGCGATCTCCACGAGCGCCTGGCCGAACGGGTCGATGCGGAGCACCGCCTTCGGCGAGAGGAAGAGCGCCCACGCGAGGATGGCGAGCGCCGGCGCGCCGAGCCCGATGAGCACGCCGGGCCACGGCAGCGGGAACGCGGTGAAGCCCCAGATGCCGAGGCTCACGAACGCGAAGAGCTCCAGGAAGAAGCGGAGGACGTCGTTCGGGCCGATCTTCGGCTGGGACTGCGGGGGGACTGCGGTGCTCACGGCTCTCCAGCCTACTTCGCTCGAGGCACGGCCCGGGTCAGCGGAAGATGATCGTGCGGGCGCCGTCGAGCAGCACGCGGCGTTCGGCGAACCACTTCACCGCCTGGCTCAGGGTGCGGCTCTCCTCGTCCTGGCCGATGGCGACGAGCTCGGCGACCGACCGGGAGTGGTCGACGCGCACCACGTTCTGCTCGATGATGGGTCCCTCGTCGAGGTCGCTCGTCACGAAGTGCGCGGTGGCGCCGATGAGCTTCACGCCGCGGGCGTGCGCTTGGCGGTAGGGGTTGGCGCCCTTGAAACCCGGGAGGAACGAGTGGTGGATGTTGATGCAGCGCCCGGCGAGGGCGTCGCACAGCTCGGGGGTCAGGATCTGCATGTACCGGGCGAGCACGACGAGCTCGATGTCGTGCTCGTCGACCGCGGCGAGCACGCGCTGTTCGAACGCGGCCTTCG is a genomic window containing:
- a CDS encoding YrdB family protein gives rise to the protein MSTAVPPQSQPKIGPNDVLRFFLELFAFVSLGIWGFTAFPLPWPGVLIGLGAPALAILAWALFLSPKAVLRIDPFGQALVEIAVFSSAAIAWWLMGQPVVAVVFAVVAAVSGILHGRKQLAD
- a CDS encoding carbohydrate ABC transporter permease; this translates as MTTWVLSAVSVVLFVIFVFPVYWMVNTSFQPNNQIRGSEIHFWPDNFTLRNYETVLFDPGRTPFLPAAANSLVVTILTVIVALVFAFLASIAVTRFRFKTRRLFIVTILVVQMIPGEAMIVSVFRVIDGWHLLNTIIGLTLVYIATVLPFTIWTLRGFVNGVPVELEEAAMIDGCSRAGAFWRVTFPLLAPGLIATGVFGFIQAWNEFIMALVLNARPEMMTLPVWLRTYLVANGTTNWAAIMAGSTLMAIPVIVFFLLVQGRMTSGLVSGAVKG
- a CDS encoding carbohydrate ABC transporter permease, giving the protein MTTVDRGLDPAPSAFEGERLLAPNPKPAGPRRRRRGGLAPYALLGPAIVILALITGWPLIQLVVTSFQQFGRAQVFGAPPEWVWFENYANVLTDPVFYQVLARTLVFSAACVIVTMLVGTLVALMMMRLPKPFRILLSVGMLLAWAMPALTATVVWGWMFDTAYGVVNYVLVNWFGQEQYFQHSWLIDPLSFFLVAGIIIVWGAVPFVAFTLYAGLTQVPDEVLEAAQLDGAGGVKRFRLIIFPYLKPIFLIVTILQVIWDLRVFTQIFALQDIGGIRALTNTLGVYIYQISIAGGEFGQGGAIAVITAILLMSISIYYIRQVTKEEEL
- a CDS encoding ROK family protein, which encodes MRLGIDIGGTKTAAVAIGADGELSDQVRMPTGFGADEVVATALRTVERMTQLAGVAAGAFTSIGIGIPGAVDSTTGRVAHAVNLGLEGLDLGPRLADRLGVEVRVENDVKAAALGAHHLLGIADGLRTHSMAYLNLGTGLAAGIVLDGRLLRGGHGVAGEIGHIPVDPAGEVCGCGQRGCLETLASGWAIARAWPSADRHPARALFDAAAAGDQAAVDVRERFLTGVAAAVRLLVLTTDVDDVVIGGGLAALGDDLLGGTHRILNGWADSSAFLASLDLAARVQVIPPGFPAAAVGAALVGGHRWPKS
- the nagB gene encoding glucosamine-6-phosphate deaminase, yielding MAEVVIVADEDAAGALVADAIVSLIRQKPDAVLGLATGSTPLASYRALADRIAEERIDVRGVRGFALDEYVGLPAGHPESYRSVISREVVEPLGLTPELVRVPNGDPATIRTAGSDYEAAIDAAGGVDLQILGIGRTGHIGFNEPGSSLASLTRVKTLTEPTRVDNARFFDSPDDVPMHCITQGIGTILRARHLVLLAFGEAKAHAVAAAVEGPVTASQPGSAIQLHPHTTVIVDEAAAAELENLDYYRHAWANKPAWQGI
- a CDS encoding TetR/AcrR family transcriptional regulator, with product MPRVTEAYRTARRDEIIAAALRCFAEKGYQRTSMADIIEESGLSAGAIYGHFAGKQELFAAVAGRVLDARAGELEAMRGSGDPPSPGRIIATLLDGMRREPFSGVLLQLWAEAVIDPAIREQVQQVLGRLKATLHARLAEWAAVPGHVEGDPEAWAARAVPVVIGLGPGFIVQRALVDGFDEDAYLRALPELLPH
- a CDS encoding glycoside hydrolase family 3 protein: MTGQHPTGAGDDLRRDILTTLLPGFPGVAAPEWLLRRLRDGLGGVCLFGQNLASAEQLLALNTALRGANPLAVVAIDEEGGDVTRLFYDRGAPYPGNALLGRIDDVDLTERVARTVGEALAALGCTVTFAPDVDVNSNPDNPVIGVRSFGADPSLAARHAAAWVRGVQSTGVAASAKHFPGHGDTATDSHLALPVVDVALETLRERELVPFRAAIAAGARTIMTSHILLPRLDAEQPATLSPHIVQRLLRGELGFEGVIVTDALDMHGASGVHGIPEAAVLALAAGCDLLCIGSDNTDQQLDEIVAAVEAAVAAGRLPAERIREAATRVRGLGASAPALPASVASASLEPVHDASELARIAAAFDVTDAARERLAASDLLGTVVRVDTVANIAIGVAPWGPFAVDAAARGERWPDAAGVVAVSADAPLRDPASLPGPVLLVGKDLHRHPFAAEAIAALRAARDDVVTVDMGWPSEDRAYADIATFGASRLVGEALIALLDSTLAMPATPPAAPARTPVALDAT
- a CDS encoding extracellular solute-binding protein, producing MRKLGIVALGAAAALTLAGCASGGSGASEENAEIRVWLVGTDTPDEARQYLIDTFEEENPGSTLVIEEQSWDGLVDRLTTSLSGSDSPDVVEVGNTQASAFTSAGAFLDLTEYYDQLGGDDLLPGFVEAGSYDGKFYAAPLYSGARLVFYKKDALAASGLAVPTTLDEYIANGEKLAADNPGKSGIWWPGQDWYNALPYIWENGGEVAVPDGEEWDAQLSSDESIAGLEQVQQVMTNASRAPKDGNETSPEVGFCDGTTLQLSAPSWVKWSILAPADAEAPGCPDQEANLGVYALPGMDGGAAQVFAGGSNIGVSAKSAHPELAVKALEIILSDEFQTIYGENGLVPAKLSLADTLGTDEVAQAIAAAAGNAKLTPASPKWADVEAAGILQDLFVNIAQGGDVKALAEQADTDIEAILNG